One Candidatus Poribacteria bacterium DNA window includes the following coding sequences:
- a CDS encoding polysaccharide deacetylase family protein has protein sequence MKDILRKKIPDKLVVLTFDDGCKSQATFVGPLLKSYGFGATFYITEGLNFLTNKEAYMTWEEVKGLHDDGFEIGNHTRHHRNVTQQTAEELRSDLAHIDERCETYGISQPTTFCYPGYSHNEAAAQVLAEHGFHFARRGVAPEFPYGGEGDRGPAYNPVLHHPLLIPTTGAAGPNWNFDDFTWALTQATDGNITILTFHGVPDVEHPWVHTEPEQFEAYMAHLAENDYNVIALRDLADYVDPHSF, from the coding sequence ATGAAAGACATTTTACGCAAAAAAATCCCTGATAAACTCGTTGTGCTTACCTTTGACGATGGATGCAAATCGCAGGCGACCTTCGTAGGTCCTCTTCTCAAATCGTATGGCTTCGGTGCAACCTTCTACATTACCGAAGGTCTCAACTTCCTTACGAATAAAGAAGCCTATATGACGTGGGAAGAGGTAAAAGGGTTACACGACGACGGTTTCGAGATCGGCAATCACACCCGTCACCACCGAAACGTCACGCAGCAAACGGCTGAGGAACTCCGTTCGGATTTAGCGCACATTGACGAACGTTGTGAAACTTATGGCATTTCGCAGCCCACGACGTTCTGTTATCCCGGTTACAGTCATAACGAAGCAGCAGCACAAGTGCTCGCTGAACACGGCTTTCATTTTGCGCGACGCGGTGTTGCCCCCGAATTCCCTTACGGTGGGGAAGGAGACCGGGGCCCCGCTTACAATCCGGTGCTACATCATCCGCTCCTGATTCCAACGACAGGAGCCGCCGGTCCCAATTGGAACTTTGACGATTTCACGTGGGCACTCACCCAAGCAACCGACGGGAATATTACGATCCTTACCTTCCACGGTGTGCCGGATGTCGAACACCCTTGGGTTCACACAGAGCCAGAACAATTTGAAGCGTATATGGCACATCTCGCCGAAAACGATTACAACGTTATCGCACTCCGAGACCTCGCCGACTATGTGGATCCCCACTCTTTTTGA
- a CDS encoding aldo/keto reductase, whose amino-acid sequence MIDRRAFLKSMASLTTGVLLSSACAESGGEDTTNSDRLGPLLPTRRLGRTGEAVTMLGIGGWHIGDMEEKEAQKTIETALEGGVRFIDSAESYQGGRSETRLGKLLVPKYRDDVFLMTKTRAENAEDAWKHLEGSLTRLNTDRLDLWQMHSVQNPADVNERINNGVLDVLLEAKATGKTRYIGFTGHASPAAHERVLEQTDIFDACQLAMNLVDVNYESFIERVVPILIERNIGIIGMKALANGGFFGGSQHGRHGPNPKVVPDRVSVSEAIRFIWSLPVSTLVTGPDNAEQMQEKIDIAKNFTGMEDDERQALIEKVEDMAGTTVEFYKA is encoded by the coding sequence ATGATTGATCGACGTGCATTTTTGAAATCGATGGCAAGTTTGACAACAGGTGTTCTTTTGTCATCTGCATGTGCAGAAAGTGGTGGGGAAGATACAACCAACAGTGACCGCTTAGGGCCCCTCCTGCCGACCCGAAGATTAGGACGCACCGGAGAAGCTGTGACAATGCTCGGTATAGGCGGATGGCATATCGGCGACATGGAGGAGAAGGAAGCCCAGAAGACGATTGAGACAGCCCTTGAGGGTGGTGTACGTTTCATTGACAGCGCAGAATCCTATCAAGGCGGTCGCAGCGAGACCCGCTTAGGAAAACTGCTTGTGCCAAAATATCGAGACGATGTGTTTCTTATGACAAAGACAAGAGCAGAAAATGCTGAGGACGCATGGAAGCACCTTGAAGGTTCACTTACACGTTTGAACACTGACCGCCTCGATCTTTGGCAAATGCATTCGGTGCAAAATCCCGCGGATGTAAATGAACGGATTAATAATGGCGTTCTTGACGTTTTGTTAGAAGCAAAGGCAACTGGCAAAACGCGTTATATTGGGTTCACTGGACACGCAAGCCCGGCTGCGCATGAACGGGTCCTTGAGCAAACTGATATTTTCGATGCGTGTCAATTGGCGATGAACCTCGTAGATGTTAATTACGAGAGTTTCATTGAGAGAGTGGTACCGATACTCATTGAGCGGAATATCGGTATAATTGGTATGAAAGCATTGGCAAACGGCGGTTTCTTCGGTGGTTCGCAGCACGGTAGGCACGGTCCAAATCCAAAAGTCGTCCCGGATCGTGTTAGTGTCTCCGAAGCAATTCGGTTTATTTGGTCGCTGCCGGTGAGTACACTTGTTACGGGTCCAGATAATGCGGAACAGATGCAAGAGAAGATTGACATTGCGAAAAACTTCACAGGCATGGAAGATGATGAACGGCAGGCATTGATAGAAAAGGTCGAAGATATGGCGGGAACAACGGTTGAGTTTTACAAAGCCTGA
- a CDS encoding CRTAC1 family protein, translating to MKFTDVADVSGIEFQHFTGATGARYMPETMGAGCAFLDYDTDGNLDILLANGTSLTRPNAAHTPRLYRNTGDGQFVDVTEAAGLDVSMYGMGITAADYDNDADLDIYFTNVGENRLFRNNGDRTFTDVSEFAKVGDTGWSTSAAFFDADKDGWLDLFVCNYVEWTPETDIPCIVNLPGETQRHRTYCTPSVYTGQSCRFYRNQGDGTFSDRTLQAGLYNPTGKSLGVTLLDYNHDGWIDLAVANDTEPNFLYRNNGDGTFTDEAVVMGIAFSETGKARGSMGIDAADLYNDGGTVIAIGNFSNEKIGFFYTKPGSIYFTDVAERANIGRISHRLLTFGLLFFDCDLDGALDLFCVNGHIEPEVLRYQQHIPYAQLPSLFQHQSDGTFRDITERAGLAQASVGRGCAYGDYDNDGDLDLLVSNNGVSEDHGKVWLLRNDSKRSFNYLRVRVIGTHSNRDGIGTSVRVSVDGSVQEQMVRTGSSYCSQSEMVVTFGLGSSEVVEHLEVLWLSGKIDRYEKLKANQLIEVIEGASEK from the coding sequence GTGAAATTTACAGATGTCGCTGATGTGTCCGGCATCGAATTCCAGCATTTTACTGGTGCAACAGGCGCACGCTATATGCCTGAAACGATGGGAGCGGGCTGTGCCTTTTTGGATTACGACACAGATGGTAATTTGGACATTTTGCTTGCGAATGGGACAAGCCTAACACGTCCAAATGCTGCGCATACTCCTCGGCTTTACCGAAATACGGGTGATGGACAGTTTGTTGATGTTACTGAGGCAGCAGGGTTAGACGTGTCAATGTACGGCATGGGCATAACGGCTGCCGATTACGATAACGATGCCGACCTTGATATTTATTTTACCAATGTAGGCGAAAACCGACTGTTCCGCAACAACGGGGACCGAACCTTCACGGATGTCAGTGAATTTGCAAAGGTAGGAGACACCGGTTGGTCAACAAGTGCGGCTTTCTTCGATGCTGACAAGGACGGTTGGTTGGATCTGTTCGTTTGCAACTATGTTGAGTGGACACCTGAAACCGATATTCCTTGTATAGTAAATCTTCCGGGTGAAACGCAGCGACACCGCACCTATTGCACACCATCTGTTTACACCGGACAATCCTGTCGTTTCTATCGTAACCAAGGCGACGGCACGTTCAGCGACAGGACATTACAAGCCGGGCTATATAATCCGACGGGTAAATCGCTTGGTGTAACCCTTTTGGATTACAATCATGACGGATGGATAGATCTTGCCGTTGCAAACGATACGGAACCGAATTTTCTGTATCGGAACAACGGGGATGGCACATTTACCGATGAAGCCGTAGTGATGGGGATCGCCTTCAGTGAGACCGGAAAAGCGCGCGGCAGTATGGGAATTGATGCAGCGGATCTCTATAACGACGGCGGCACTGTAATCGCTATCGGCAACTTTAGCAACGAAAAAATAGGATTTTTCTATACAAAGCCGGGTAGCATCTATTTCACCGATGTCGCAGAACGCGCAAACATTGGTAGAATAAGCCATCGTCTGTTGACGTTTGGATTGCTGTTTTTTGATTGCGATTTAGATGGGGCACTCGACCTGTTTTGCGTTAATGGGCACATTGAGCCGGAAGTGTTGCGCTATCAGCAGCATATCCCTTACGCGCAACTCCCGTCGCTTTTCCAACATCAGAGCGATGGAACATTTCGGGACATTACTGAACGTGCTGGGCTTGCACAGGCAAGTGTCGGGCGCGGATGTGCTTACGGCGATTACGATAATGACGGTGATCTGGATCTACTTGTGAGCAACAACGGTGTTAGCGAAGATCACGGAAAGGTGTGGCTCCTACGTAATGACAGCAAACGCTCGTTTAATTACCTCCGAGTTCGGGTTATCGGCACTCATAGTAATCGCGATGGGATCGGAACAAGTGTCCGAGTAAGCGTGGACGGTAGCGTGCAGGAGCAGATGGTTCGCACCGGCAGCAGTTATTGTTCCCAAAGCGAAATGGTCGTAACTTTCGGATTAGGGAGTAGTGAGGTTGTTGAGCACCTCGAAGTCCTATGGCTCTCCGGCAAAATAGACCGATACGAGAAACTCAAAGCGAATCAACTTATAGAGGTGATCGAAGGAGCATCCGAAAAATGA
- a CDS encoding tetratricopeptide repeat protein: MRLQVSGYLFLVILGLVAGCQGDEKVSTQKKPASTALTKSPTSPSAQDYNNSGTAYQRAGRLQEAAAAYQRAIEIKPTLIQAHHNLGTVYVMQGKLAEAIVAYKRVIQLRPDMAEAYVDLGRAYGFAGRLDEAIAEYEKALIRDTTLVYAHYGIGLAYRHKGMFPEAIVALEKAMVLQSDFLEALMQLGYIYRETEQFTKAVEMFSTVIKIYPTNSTAYHELGVCHTKVDAYSEAVKAFERALQLNPDAVETQNLLRVAQARAERQK; this comes from the coding sequence ATGAGACTGCAAGTGTCCGGTTACCTCTTTCTTGTAATTTTGGGACTCGTTGCTGGATGTCAGGGTGACGAGAAGGTTTCTACTCAAAAGAAGCCAGCATCTACGGCACTTACGAAATCACCCACTTCACCCTCTGCACAGGACTACAATAACAGTGGAACGGCTTACCAACGTGCCGGAAGATTGCAAGAGGCAGCAGCGGCTTATCAACGTGCCATTGAGATAAAACCGACGTTAATTCAAGCGCATCATAACTTAGGCACGGTATATGTGATGCAAGGGAAACTCGCAGAGGCAATTGTTGCGTATAAGCGCGTCATTCAGCTACGTCCGGACATGGCAGAGGCTTATGTTGATTTAGGCAGAGCCTATGGATTCGCAGGACGCTTGGACGAAGCAATTGCTGAATACGAGAAGGCATTAATCCGCGACACTACCCTTGTTTATGCACACTATGGAATTGGTCTTGCTTATAGACATAAAGGCATGTTCCCTGAAGCCATCGTTGCACTTGAAAAGGCGATGGTTCTACAATCTGATTTTCTCGAGGCACTCATGCAACTTGGCTACATCTATCGGGAAACAGAGCAGTTTACCAAGGCGGTGGAAATGTTTAGCACAGTTATTAAAATCTATCCCACAAACTCGACGGCGTACCATGAACTCGGCGTGTGCCATACGAAAGTGGATGCGTATTCAGAAGCCGTTAAGGCTTTTGAAAGAGCCTTACAACTAAATCCAGATGCCGTTGAGACGCAAAACTTGCTGCGGGTAGCCCAAGCGCGTGCCGAGCGTCAGAAATAG
- a CDS encoding phytanoyl-CoA dioxygenase family protein — protein sequence MLTQEQVEFYHENGYLKVEQLFTTEETEELASEMVQIINNWGQETIGWPGPWRTRYLKEEDQQTTKAVFMHNPHFYSATWGRVIFHERLTGAVQSLIGDTIQWHHTVLHAKPPEKGTPFPMHQDYPFYPHDGLDFVDCLVHLDDAPFESGALRVVPGSHKEGPREHITGEGTAPHLPTDKFHPDFIDSIPLPAKAGDVIFFSYCLIHWSEVNRTEQWRKAVRFGYHKPEMRPVGRAPEEPYNNIMAGGFKINPESGEIMA from the coding sequence ATGCTAACGCAAGAACAGGTTGAATTTTACCATGAGAACGGCTATCTCAAGGTAGAGCAACTCTTCACAACAGAGGAAACAGAAGAACTGGCATCTGAGATGGTGCAGATTATCAACAACTGGGGACAAGAAACAATCGGCTGGCCCGGACCTTGGCGGACGCGCTACCTCAAAGAAGAGGATCAGCAGACAACGAAGGCAGTCTTTATGCACAACCCGCATTTTTACTCCGCTACATGGGGCAGGGTGATTTTCCATGAACGGCTGACCGGTGCAGTACAATCGCTCATCGGTGATACGATCCAGTGGCACCATACCGTGCTACACGCGAAACCGCCGGAAAAAGGCACCCCTTTCCCGATGCACCAAGACTATCCGTTCTATCCACACGATGGACTCGACTTTGTGGATTGCCTCGTCCATCTCGATGATGCTCCCTTTGAAAGCGGCGCGCTGCGGGTGGTGCCGGGGAGTCATAAGGAGGGACCGCGGGAACACATCACGGGTGAAGGCACGGCACCCCATCTGCCGACCGATAAATTCCACCCAGATTTTATCGATTCTATTCCACTCCCAGCGAAGGCAGGCGATGTGATTTTCTTCAGTTATTGTCTCATTCACTGGTCAGAAGTCAATCGGACAGAACAGTGGCGGAAAGCGGTTCGATTTGGGTATCACAAACCAGAGATGCGCCCTGTTGGACGCGCCCCGGAAGAGCCTTACAATAACATTATGGCGGGGGGATTCAAAATAAATCCGGAATCTGGAGAGATAATGGCTTAG
- a CDS encoding FGGY family carbohydrate kinase has product MSLLGIDVGTTGCKVIAFREDGTVLAQAYGEYPLTHPQPGWSELDANVVWENIATGIQQVATQTKSDPIEAISVASQGEAVTPVSADGQILANAITTFDARTAGICDELRQHVTPLEVMQITGMPISDIHTLAKLIWIQRNQPDVYRQVWKFLGFEDFVYFKLGVSPVVDYSLAARTMAFDIIDKSWSEKMLGLADVDATLFPDAAPSGTPIGEVSSQIANELGLPPGVVCVTGGHDQPCGALGAGIIRSGEVMDATGTVECIAPAFTEPVINQEMIDGNFACYPHVVDGLYVTLGFVSSGGVVLRWYRDTFAQAEIAQAAAEGRDVYDLLMEELPDSPGTAMVLPHFTGSGTPSLDLESKGAIVGLTLSTTKGELIKAILEGISYEIKQNLTMLQDAGVVINEVRAIGGGAKSEKWLQLKADMFGKKVIALDISEGVCLGTAILSGTAIGKYDSIETAVEQLVTPRDVYYPREEFAQRYDEKLKAYEQIYPALRSLNYQL; this is encoded by the coding sequence ATGAGTCTTTTGGGTATTGATGTGGGGACAACGGGGTGTAAAGTTATCGCCTTTCGCGAGGATGGAACTGTTCTCGCGCAGGCGTATGGTGAGTATCCGTTGACCCACCCGCAACCCGGCTGGTCAGAACTGGACGCGAACGTCGTTTGGGAAAACATAGCGACTGGCATTCAGCAGGTTGCGACACAAACAAAATCAGATCCGATTGAGGCAATCAGTGTTGCCTCGCAAGGTGAAGCGGTGACACCGGTGTCCGCTGACGGGCAGATTTTGGCGAACGCAATTACCACGTTCGACGCACGGACAGCCGGCATCTGTGATGAGTTGCGGCAGCACGTAACACCTTTAGAGGTGATGCAAATCACAGGTATGCCGATAAGCGATATTCATACCTTGGCGAAACTTATCTGGATACAGCGGAATCAACCTGATGTCTATCGGCAGGTTTGGAAATTCCTCGGCTTTGAAGATTTCGTCTATTTCAAACTTGGGGTTTCGCCCGTGGTTGATTATTCCCTCGCTGCACGCACAATGGCGTTTGACATTATTGACAAGTCTTGGTCGGAAAAAATGCTCGGTTTAGCGGATGTGGATGCCACACTCTTTCCGGATGCTGCACCATCGGGCACACCGATCGGTGAAGTGAGTTCGCAGATCGCTAACGAACTCGGTCTACCGCCGGGTGTGGTATGCGTTACAGGTGGACACGATCAACCTTGCGGTGCGTTAGGCGCAGGGATTATACGGAGTGGCGAAGTAATGGACGCGACCGGCACCGTTGAGTGTATCGCCCCTGCCTTCACGGAACCCGTCATCAATCAAGAGATGATAGATGGGAATTTCGCCTGTTATCCACACGTGGTTGATGGGTTGTATGTTACACTCGGTTTTGTGTCCAGTGGCGGTGTTGTGCTGCGATGGTACAGGGACACGTTCGCACAAGCAGAAATTGCACAAGCAGCTGCAGAAGGGCGCGACGTATATGATCTGCTGATGGAGGAATTACCCGATTCACCGGGGACAGCCATGGTGCTGCCACACTTCACCGGTTCGGGAACGCCGTCTCTTGATCTGGAATCGAAGGGGGCAATTGTTGGACTAACGCTTTCGACGACCAAAGGCGAACTCATCAAAGCAATTCTTGAAGGCATCAGTTACGAGATTAAACAGAATCTCACGATGTTACAAGATGCAGGTGTTGTGATAAATGAGGTGCGTGCCATCGGTGGTGGGGCGAAATCTGAAAAATGGTTGCAACTCAAAGCGGATATGTTCGGAAAAAAGGTTATTGCGCTTGATATATCGGAGGGCGTGTGCCTCGGTACTGCGATCCTTTCTGGCACAGCGATAGGCAAATATGATTCTATTGAAACGGCGGTCGAGCAGTTGGTCACGCCACGAGATGTGTACTATCCACGTGAGGAATTCGCACAGCGTTACGATGAAAAGTTGAAAGCTTATGAGCAGATTTATCCGGCACTGCGTTCCCTAAATTACCAGTTGTAG
- a CDS encoding ROK family protein produces MKAYVVGIDIGGTKLATVVADSTGHILGKVRKPTLAEKGPEYALGLLFDMVRETISLAGVEQASISAIGVSCGGPLDTKTGIVYSPPNLPGWDALPLKAKLESEFQVPVTIENDANASALAEYRFGGGRGYNAVLYMTMSTGIGGGIVLDGQIYHGANDSAGEVGHQILLPDGPLCGCGKRGCLEALCSGPAIARRSQAAIRKQPVNKKASTMLSLTNGRIENVKSEHVLEAARAGDTLALELVSETAYYMGWGIANLVNVLNPDIVLLGTIAIAAGDLLLDPIRETVSKFAMARPAAAVEIKPAQLGDTLGDLAAVALVV; encoded by the coding sequence ATGAAAGCATACGTCGTGGGCATTGACATCGGTGGAACGAAACTTGCCACTGTTGTCGCTGATAGTACCGGACACATCCTCGGCAAGGTGCGTAAACCGACACTTGCAGAAAAGGGACCGGAATACGCGCTTGGCTTGCTGTTCGATATGGTTCGCGAAACTATCAGTCTGGCAGGCGTGGAACAAGCGTCTATTTCAGCAATAGGCGTGAGTTGCGGCGGTCCCTTGGACACAAAAACTGGAATCGTCTATTCGCCTCCAAATCTACCCGGATGGGACGCGCTACCGCTTAAAGCGAAACTTGAATCCGAATTTCAGGTGCCTGTGACGATCGAGAACGACGCGAATGCAAGCGCACTCGCAGAATACAGGTTCGGTGGTGGGCGTGGTTACAATGCAGTCCTCTATATGACGATGAGCACAGGTATCGGAGGCGGTATTGTTCTTGATGGTCAGATTTACCATGGAGCTAACGATAGCGCAGGCGAGGTAGGGCACCAGATACTTCTACCCGACGGACCGCTTTGTGGATGTGGAAAGCGGGGTTGCCTTGAAGCACTCTGCTCCGGTCCTGCGATCGCACGCCGCTCACAAGCTGCAATACGAAAGCAACCCGTAAACAAAAAAGCATCAACAATGTTGTCCCTTACCAACGGGCGTATTGAGAATGTCAAGTCGGAGCATGTCCTTGAGGCGGCGCGCGCAGGTGATACCTTGGCTTTGGAACTTGTCTCTGAAACAGCGTACTACATGGGTTGGGGAATCGCAAATTTGGTAAACGTTTTGAATCCCGACATCGTTTTATTGGGTACGATTGCGATTGCTGCCGGTGATCTTTTGCTTGATCCGATTCGGGAAACGGTTTCAAAATTCGCGATGGCACGCCCCGCAGCAGCAGTTGAAATCAAACCTGCACAGCTGGGTGATACCTTAGGAGACCTCGCTGCAGTTGCATTAGTTGTTTAA
- a CDS encoding SIS domain-containing protein, translating to MERIQRYISHLQDVLAQLTVADVQRSIDVIMEAYYAEKQIFVIGNGGSASTASHLACDLGKGTSVSGKPRFRVISLTDNVATMTAWSNDVSYEDVFVEQLKNLVNPEDVVIGISASGNSENVIRAMRHAKEIGCQTIGWSGFGGGILATICDVNVVVDSDRYGPVEDVHLILNHVLHAWIHEELTSD from the coding sequence ATGGAAAGAATTCAGCGTTATATTTCGCATCTACAAGATGTTTTAGCGCAACTCACAGTGGCAGATGTACAGCGTTCCATAGATGTTATTATGGAAGCATATTATGCCGAAAAGCAAATTTTTGTAATCGGTAACGGTGGGAGTGCTTCTACAGCATCGCACCTTGCCTGTGATTTGGGAAAAGGCACAAGTGTGTCCGGCAAACCTCGTTTTCGCGTTATCAGTTTAACGGACAACGTTGCAACAATGACTGCATGGTCAAACGATGTATCTTACGAAGATGTCTTCGTTGAGCAACTGAAAAATCTTGTGAACCCAGAAGATGTGGTTATTGGTATCAGTGCAAGCGGCAACTCCGAGAACGTGATTCGTGCGATGCGACACGCGAAAGAGATTGGATGCCAGACGATCGGATGGAGTGGCTTCGGTGGTGGCATCTTGGCAACGATTTGCGATGTGAACGTCGTTGTGGATAGTGACCGCTATGGACCGGTTGAAGATGTCCATCTCATCCTAAATCATGTCCTCCACGCGTGGATCCATGAGGAGTTGACATCAGATTGA
- the floA gene encoding flotillin-like protein FloA (flotillin-like protein involved in membrane lipid rafts), translating to MTTTMVAIIAVALILFLIVISWLVPIGLWITAIAAGVKVGIFDLVAMRLRRVPPAGIVEPQINATKAGLNLSLDDLEAHFLAGGRVSSVVAALIAADKANIDLGFAQAAAIDLAGRDVLQAVQVSVTPEIIDIPSREDPNNGITAVARDGIQLIVKARVTVRADIDRLVGGATEDTIRARVGEGIITTIGSSGSHKQVLENPVGISETVLDRGLAAGTAFEILSIDIADINVGENVGAKLQTDQAQAELKIARAKAEERRARAEAEEEENKALVEEMTVKLIEAEAEVPLAISDTFDTQRMSVMTYYELRNILADTEMRQSIASPGGTQEMDTTRSAHSLGLS from the coding sequence ATGACAACAACAATGGTCGCAATTATTGCTGTCGCGCTTATCTTGTTCCTAATCGTTATTAGCTGGCTCGTTCCAATTGGTTTGTGGATTACTGCTATCGCAGCAGGTGTGAAGGTCGGGATTTTTGATCTCGTTGCGATGCGTTTGCGGCGTGTCCCACCCGCTGGGATTGTGGAACCGCAGATTAACGCAACAAAAGCAGGCTTAAATCTATCACTTGACGATTTGGAAGCGCATTTTCTTGCCGGTGGGCGCGTTTCAAGCGTCGTGGCGGCGCTGATCGCCGCGGATAAAGCCAACATTGATCTCGGTTTCGCGCAAGCGGCAGCAATCGACCTTGCCGGGCGTGATGTCTTGCAAGCCGTTCAGGTGAGCGTTACGCCTGAGATTATTGATATTCCAAGTAGAGAAGACCCTAACAACGGCATCACTGCTGTTGCCCGTGATGGCATCCAGTTAATTGTGAAAGCACGTGTTACGGTGAGAGCCGATATTGACCGACTCGTTGGAGGGGCTACCGAAGATACTATCCGTGCCAGAGTCGGCGAGGGAATTATTACAACGATCGGTTCATCGGGAAGCCACAAGCAGGTTTTGGAAAACCCTGTTGGTATTTCAGAGACAGTCCTTGATAGAGGGTTGGCCGCTGGGACTGCCTTTGAGATTCTGTCTATTGACATCGCCGATATAAATGTCGGCGAGAATGTCGGTGCAAAATTACAAACCGACCAAGCGCAAGCTGAACTCAAGATAGCACGTGCAAAAGCGGAAGAACGCCGCGCACGCGCCGAAGCGGAAGAGGAAGAGAACAAAGCACTCGTCGAAGAGATGACAGTCAAACTGATTGAGGCTGAAGCAGAGGTACCGCTTGCAATCTCGGACACCTTTGATACGCAGAGGATGAGTGTGATGACGTATTACGAACTCCGTAATATCCTCGCGGACACGGAGATGCGTCAGTCGATCGCTTCACCCGGTGGTACACAGGAAATGGACACAACCCGTTCAGCGCACTCTCTCGGACTTTCATAG